One window from the genome of Hyalangium ruber encodes:
- a CDS encoding ArnT family glycosyltransferase translates to MLPVLALGTVALHLLFAGRYGYFRDELYFLVCGQRLDWGYVDQPPLIAVAARLAASLFGESLVGIRTLPALAAGGLVALTGWLTRRLGGGTFAMALAGVAVALAPFNLFAGHTLTMNAFEPLFWMGCAALLVEMIRTDARRPWLAMGALIGVGVLNKHSMGFFAVSLALGLLLTPERRLMRSRWLAFGAVLATVHVLPHVLWQWRHGLPMLELLRNGQLYKNAPFALGEFLSGQVLLLHPLFFALSLVGLLALVFSRALRPYRALGLGFLVLLGLYILMKAKAYYMAPAYPMLVAAGAGVLERAVRRPLPRAAVLTGALAGGALLLPLTLPVLPVERFIAYQRALGLEPPRTERHRMGVLPQHYADQHGWRELVAAVAEVYHRLSPEEQARTMIFAQNYGEAGAVDWLGRAHGLPPARSGHNHYFLWGPGDTEPEVLIIIGGDAEDHAQACSQLEVASRLAPNPYVMPYEDQLPLYLCRGLKAPMATLWPKVKHYQ, encoded by the coding sequence GTGCTGCCCGTACTGGCCCTGGGCACCGTGGCTCTCCACCTGCTCTTCGCCGGGCGGTATGGCTACTTCCGCGATGAGCTGTACTTCCTCGTCTGCGGCCAGCGCCTCGACTGGGGCTATGTGGACCAGCCGCCCCTCATCGCCGTGGCGGCGCGACTGGCCGCCTCGCTCTTCGGAGAGTCGCTCGTCGGCATCCGCACCCTGCCCGCGCTCGCCGCGGGAGGACTGGTGGCGCTCACCGGGTGGCTCACGCGCAGGCTCGGAGGCGGCACGTTCGCCATGGCGCTGGCGGGGGTGGCCGTGGCGCTGGCCCCCTTCAATCTCTTCGCCGGGCACACGCTGACGATGAACGCCTTCGAGCCCCTGTTCTGGATGGGGTGCGCCGCCCTGTTGGTGGAGATGATCCGCACGGACGCGCGGCGACCGTGGCTCGCCATGGGCGCGCTCATCGGAGTGGGGGTGCTCAACAAGCACTCCATGGGCTTCTTCGCCGTGAGCCTGGCCCTCGGGCTGTTGCTCACTCCCGAGCGACGGCTGATGCGCAGCCGCTGGCTCGCATTCGGCGCGGTGCTGGCCACCGTACACGTGCTGCCCCATGTCCTCTGGCAGTGGCGCCACGGCCTGCCCATGCTCGAGCTGCTGCGCAACGGACAGCTCTACAAGAACGCCCCGTTCGCGCTGGGAGAGTTCCTCTCCGGGCAGGTGCTGCTGCTCCACCCGCTCTTCTTCGCGCTGAGCCTCGTGGGGCTCCTCGCCCTGGTCTTCTCCCGAGCGCTGCGGCCCTACCGCGCGCTGGGGCTCGGCTTCCTCGTACTGCTGGGGCTGTACATCCTCATGAAGGCCAAGGCGTATTACATGGCGCCCGCCTACCCCATGCTGGTCGCCGCGGGCGCGGGAGTGCTCGAGCGCGCCGTGCGCCGTCCCCTGCCCCGAGCGGCGGTGCTTACGGGCGCTCTGGCCGGAGGGGCCTTGCTCCTGCCGCTGACGCTGCCGGTGCTCCCCGTGGAGCGCTTCATCGCCTACCAACGGGCGCTGGGCCTGGAGCCTCCCCGCACCGAGCGCCATCGGATGGGCGTGCTGCCCCAGCACTACGCGGATCAACACGGATGGCGTGAACTCGTCGCGGCGGTGGCCGAGGTGTACCACCGCCTGTCACCCGAGGAGCAGGCGCGGACGATGATCTTCGCGCAGAACTACGGCGAGGCCGGAGCGGTGGACTGGCTGGGACGCGCCCATGGCCTGCCGCCGGCCCGCTCCGGGCACAACCACTACTTCCTCTGGGGCCCTGGGGACACAGAGCCCGAGGTGCTGATCATCATCGGCGGTGACGCGGAGGACCACGCCCAGGCGTGCTCCCAGCTGGAGGTGGCCTCGCGTCTGGCGCCCAACCCCTACGTCATGCCGTACGAGGACCAGCTGCCGCTCTACCTCTGCCGAGGGCTCAAGGCCCCCATGGCCACGCTCTGGCCCAAGGTGAAGCACTACCAGTGA
- a CDS encoding pilus assembly protein N-terminal domain-containing protein: MRHFVRGTLVVLSLLSVPAFAEPPAKGGPVKVDDTITVRAGNAKALKVPGVTRVALGDPDVGDVEVTGDDVLRIEGRKAGETTLIVWTDETRTVYRVVVQK; this comes from the coding sequence ATGCGGCACTTCGTTCGAGGCACCCTGGTGGTCCTGTCCCTGCTCTCCGTGCCCGCGTTTGCCGAGCCACCCGCCAAGGGGGGGCCCGTGAAGGTGGATGACACCATCACCGTTCGCGCGGGCAACGCGAAGGCCCTGAAGGTTCCGGGGGTGACGCGCGTGGCGCTGGGTGACCCCGACGTGGGCGATGTCGAAGTCACCGGCGATGACGTCCTGCGCATCGAGGGACGGAAGGCTGGGGAGACCACCCTCATCGTCTGGACCGACGAGACGCGCACGGTGTACCGCGTCGTCGTCCAGAAGTGA
- a CDS encoding ATP-binding protein gives MSRWFNTAGPCNPADHYMLPALQRLPEVRSLIDQNSYFVLHAPRQVGKTTTLRVLADQLTGSGRYAALYFSCEEGEVAGDDFASAQRTILRELQRRAELALPADLRPPPLVFEGDEGLLRAHLSAWARACPRPVVLFFDEVDALRGQSLLSVLRQLRAGFSDRPAAFPSSVILCGLRDVRDYKVASGSGNTLGTSSPFNIKVESLTLRNFSRDEVAELYAQHTADTGQPFLTEAVDRAFYWTQGQPWIVNALARQMVEKLVPDRTQALTAVHVDAAKEILLRRQDTHLDSLAERLREPRVRRILEPMLAGLALGNVPEDDLRFIQDLGLVRMAPGGGLEVANPLYREIIPRVLANTAFASLPPQSTTWMRADGRLDMERLMEAFLAFWRQHGQPLLGTAPYHEIAPHLVLMAFLHRVANGGGTLEREYAIGTGRMDLCLRYGPDTLALELKVWRDGEKEPLEEGLAQLDGYLAGLGLTSGWLVIFDRRSGQPPIAERTSASQTHTPAGRLVTVVRA, from the coding sequence ATGTCCCGCTGGTTCAACACCGCTGGCCCCTGCAATCCGGCCGACCACTACATGCTGCCGGCCTTGCAGCGGTTGCCCGAGGTGCGCTCCCTCATCGATCAGAACAGCTACTTCGTTCTTCATGCCCCTCGGCAGGTAGGCAAGACGACGACCCTGCGGGTGCTTGCCGACCAGCTCACCGGAAGCGGCCGTTATGCCGCGCTCTACTTCTCCTGTGAGGAGGGCGAGGTAGCAGGCGACGACTTCGCCTCCGCCCAGCGTACCATCCTCCGTGAGCTGCAGCGCCGCGCCGAGCTAGCGCTTCCCGCCGATCTCCGCCCACCGCCGCTCGTGTTCGAGGGAGACGAGGGCTTGTTGAGGGCGCATCTCTCTGCTTGGGCGCGTGCCTGTCCCAGGCCCGTGGTGCTCTTCTTCGATGAAGTGGATGCCCTGCGAGGCCAGAGCCTGCTGAGCGTGCTGCGTCAGTTGCGCGCCGGGTTCTCCGATCGGCCCGCCGCCTTTCCCTCCTCGGTCATCCTGTGCGGCCTGCGGGACGTACGCGACTACAAGGTGGCCTCCGGCAGCGGCAATACCCTGGGAACCTCCAGTCCCTTCAACATCAAGGTCGAGTCGCTCACCCTGCGCAACTTCAGCCGCGACGAGGTGGCCGAGCTCTACGCCCAGCACACCGCGGACACCGGCCAGCCCTTTCTCACCGAGGCCGTGGACCGGGCTTTCTACTGGACGCAGGGCCAACCCTGGATCGTCAACGCCCTGGCTCGGCAGATGGTGGAGAAGCTGGTACCCGACAGGACGCAGGCCCTTACCGCTGTCCACGTGGACGCCGCCAAGGAGATCCTCCTGCGTCGCCAGGACACGCACTTGGACAGCCTCGCCGAGCGCCTGCGCGAGCCGCGCGTGCGCCGCATCCTCGAGCCCATGCTCGCGGGCCTCGCCCTGGGGAACGTGCCCGAGGACGACCTGCGCTTCATCCAGGATCTGGGGTTGGTGCGCATGGCCCCAGGAGGGGGGCTGGAAGTCGCCAATCCGCTGTACCGGGAGATCATCCCCCGGGTGCTGGCGAACACGGCCTTCGCCTCCCTACCGCCCCAGTCCACGACCTGGATGCGAGCGGATGGGCGCCTGGACATGGAGCGGCTCATGGAGGCGTTCCTCGCCTTCTGGCGGCAGCACGGCCAACCCCTGTTGGGCACGGCGCCCTACCATGAGATCGCGCCGCACCTGGTGCTGATGGCCTTCCTACACCGGGTGGCCAACGGAGGCGGCACGCTGGAGCGCGAGTATGCCATCGGCACCGGGCGCATGGACCTGTGCCTGCGCTACGGCCCCGACACGCTGGCCCTGGAGCTGAAGGTGTGGCGCGACGGCGAGAAGGAGCCGCTGGAAGAGGGCCTGGCCCAGCTGGATGGCTATCTGGCGGGACTGGGGCTCACCAGCGGATGGCTGGTCATCTTCGACCGGCGCAGCGGTCAGCCTCCTATCGCTGAGCGCACCAGCGCCAGCCAGACACATACGCCTGCAGGCCGTCTCGTCACCGTCGTGCGAGCCTGA